The following are from one region of the Vicia villosa cultivar HV-30 ecotype Madison, WI unplaced genomic scaffold, Vvil1.0 ctg.001503F_1_1, whole genome shotgun sequence genome:
- the LOC131635517 gene encoding zinc transporter 11-like, translated as MAFSKTKTLKSTFLILCLLASSFLYQIKAHGGGHDDDDESDHDSPSSDNINIRSKSLILVKIWCLIILFVSTFLGGVSPYYFRWNEVFLLLGTQFAGGVFLGTSMMHFLSDSNETFGDLTKKTYPFAFMLACCGYLFTMFGDCVVVYVTSSNQREAKVEELEGGRTPQEHEHNTELAMDSSNVAFIKTSNVGDTILLILALCFHSVFEGIAVGISGTKAEAWRNLWTISLHKIFAAIAMGIALLRMLPKRPLVTTAAYSFAFAISSPIGVGIGIAIDATTEGSTADWMYAISMGIACGVFVYVAINHLISKGFKTQRKTRFESPWFKFLAVLFGVAVIAVVMIWD; from the exons ATGGCTTTCTCCAAAACCAAAACCCTAAAGTCAACGTTTCTCATTTTGTGTCTCTTAGCCTCCTCTTTCCTCTATCAAATCAAAGCTCATGGAGGAGGACACGACGATGATGATGAATCAGACCATGATTCACCTTCATCCGACAACATAAACATACGTTCAAAGAGTTTAATCCTAGTGAAAATATGGTGTTTGATAATCTTATTTGTGTCCACTTTCTTAGGTGGTGTGTCACCTTATTACTTCCGTTGGAACGAGGTTTTTCTTCTCCTGGGAACTCAGTTTGCTGGTGGTGTTTTTCTTGGAACCTCCATGATGCATTTCTTGAGTGATTCAAATGAAACTTTTGGAGATCTTACGAAGAAAACCTACCCTTTCGCTTTCATGTTGGCGTGTTGTGGTTATCTTTTCACCATGTTTGGTGATTGTGTTGTGGTTTATGTAACAAGTAGTAATCAGAGGGAAGCTAAAGTTGAGGAGCTTGAAGGAGGGAGAACACCTCAGGAACATGAACATAATACTGAGTTGGCCATGGATTCGAGTAATGTTGCGTTCATTAAGACTTCGAATGTGGGAGATACTATTTTGCTTATTCTTGCACTTTGTTTTCATTCAGTTTTTGAAGGCATCGCTGTTGGAATTTCAG GTACTAAGGCAGAAGCATGGAGGAATTTATGGACAATATCATTACACAAGATATTTGCTGCCATTGCAATGGGAATAGCATTGCTTAGAATGTTACCAAAAAGACCCTTAGTAACAACAGCAGCATATTCATTTGCATTTGCTATCTCTAGCCCTATTGGTGTAGGAATTGGAATCGCAATCGATGCAACAACAGAAGGAAGCACAGCAGATTGGATGTATGCTATATCTATGGGAATTGCTTGTGGTGTTTTTGTCTATGTTGCTATCAATCATTTGATATCCAAAGGCTTCAAAACTCAGAGGAAGACCCGTTTTGAGTCTCCTTGGTTTAAGTTTCTTGCTGTGCTTTTTGGTGTTGCTGTCATTGCAGTTGTCATGATTTGGGACTGA